agaaagaatttaAGGATGTATTATTCGTATATAAAGAGATTGTGAAAGCTGGAATTGGTCCTAATATTGATACACTTAATTATTTGATAGAGGCTTTATTTGCTGCTTATCGTGCCGATGCTGCATTGGATCAGTATAATCGACTTCATAAGAAAGGTTGTAGTCCTAATGGTAGGACTTTTCAGATAATTATTGGTGACCTTGTTGCAAGGGGTAGAGTGGATGAGGCACTTGTAATTTTAGATGATATGTTTAGAATAAGGTGTGAACCGGATTATTCTTGCTTTTACGCTCATATAATTCCTTTGTTTTGTGATATGAATAAATTAGATGTAGTAATGAGGTTGTTGTCTGTGATGAGAGCGTCTAAGGTTCTTCCGGATTCAACAACTTATGGGGCAACGATTAAGTGTTTGTGTAAGAATCTTCTCGTGGATGATGCTATAAAAGTTGTAGATGAGATGGTGCATAATGATGTTAGGCCAGATAATGATGTGTTCATGAGTATAATAGAcggattatgtgaattgaatatgttgaGTGAAGCCAAGGAGTTTTTGAATGACAAAGAAGTTGCTAGTGTATTGCCTTACAATGCACTTCTTGAAGCTATTCTAAATGATGGCACCTTTAATATGGCAAGAGATTTGTTTGATGAAATGTTTGAGAGGAACATCACAGATCATTGTACTTGGAATATCATGATTCGATACTTGTGTGATAATAAAAGGCTAATAGATGCCTTGAAGTATCTCGCTAGAATGATTGTTTCCTCCATTAACCCCGATTCATCTACATATTCTGCTCTCATCATTGGCAACTCTAAATTAGGTGAATGTGAGGATGCTTTGGCATTGTTTCATCAACTTAGGGAGAAAGACGGGTTAATAGATTTTGTAGCATATGCTCAACTTATTGAGTGTCTTTGCCAGAAGGAAAAGATTCAGGAAGCAGCCGAAGTATTTTGCTTCATGTCAGCAAAGAGATGTGCTCTTCAATCGACCTCGTTTGACAAGCTTATGGAGGGACTTTGTGCTAGTAGATACACTGTTAGAGCAATCAAATTGCTACCAATTGCATATTATTGTGGTACATTGACTTCGGCTGCTGCTTACAATAGCGTAATGCAAGGTTTATCCAGTTTAGGAAGAGAAAGTGATCTCTTTATAGTGCTCTCGAGAATGGTCATAGATGGTTGTACGCTGGATGCGGAAACATATTGCATTCTTATTCGGAGCATAACTTCGGTTGGACATACAGAGAAGTCTGCTCTATTCTTGGATTTAATGCTTAGACAAGGTCTAACGCCGAATTCAGAAACACTTTCTAAACTTCTGAAGTATCTGGTGGAAAACAATCAGGTACACATGATATTTTCTTCAATAGATAAGCTTGTCTCAGAATTTGAAGTTGTTGATTCGGCCATGTACAACATGCTGATACATGGCCTCTTGAAAGAGGGATACAAAAACAAGGCCTCTTTCTTGCTGGATTTGATGTTAGAAAAGGGCTGGGTTCCTGATGCTAGTACTCATGCTTTATTATTGGGTTCCAGTGTAAGCGATGAAACAGGTATCACAAAGGATACTGTTGGAAATATACTTGCTGAGGGCTTAGGGAAATCGGATGGGCCTGACTACAGGTTATAATACTATAATTGGTATATTTTCTAGCAATCAATTTGGCTGAATGATGCAAAAGTTTAGAATATATGTGGGAAAAAGAAAATTATGACGTATAAGGGCTTATCTCGTGGTTTTTGCTCATCGTATCTGTTCTCCAAATCATCAATTAGATACCTGCTTTGAATTTCAAGGACTCATCAATATTTAAAAGCACACCTAGAAGTAAGTTCCTTCTGTTACTTATTTCTTGCATTTCTTGTAAACCTTACTCATACTTTTATGTTTCAATAACTCTGTCATCTGTGTACTAAAGAGTGAAGGTGACATTACCTTCTCAAAGGGGTTATATTGTTTAGCATACTTTAGGAAATTATGTCTTCTGATAGTTAAAAGTTAAAACTATGAAACGGAAACTTTTATAATATCCGGAGTTTATCCGATGATAATCATTTTGCTGTAGTCATTTACATTTTTAAAAGGCCAAACCCATCAGGAGACACCTGTGGTTGATAAGATCTTTCACTTAGACACCTCAACTAAAACCGATACCTATTGAGTATTCAAACTACATCGAATTTGTTCCAATTAAACACTTTTTTGATAATCAGCTAAAATTACAAAGTGTGTGAAAGATACTAGCGGTGACGTGGCATGATGACTAATTAAAAGAGGACATGTGGCATTTGAGtgcaaaataataatttaaaaatcaATATAAgaaaattttaaagaaaaaactATTATTcagcaaaataaataaataagaatacCATTTTATCTAAACCCCACCCCGACCTACCCCACCCCTCCTTCCCCTTTCTATCCTCTGCTACCGCCGGCGATGTCGTCCTTAAACCACTTTCTTTTTCTTCGTTTTTTTTGTGGTTTTTATTAGATTTTGATCCATTTGGAAGCATATAAATCAAAATTTTGCACTAATCATTGTTAATCTATAgctaaaattcaattttttttttgtttttgcagtcCCCAATTTGGTTCCTTACTGTGTTATTCTTAtagaaaaattggattttttccACCATATAGCAGGAAGAATGGACCTACTTTTTTCCCTGATAAAAGCTCACAGTCCCCTCTTTTCTTCACTGAGTTCTCGACAACTCTTCAAAAACTTGAAAACAGTTTGaagaaaaagttttgatttttgattttctaTTGCAACTCTTGTCACTATTCATGGCTGATGAAATCTTACTTCCCCGATAACCAACACCCACCACCTTACCCCCACCGGAACCACCATTTTGCCTGCCGAAACCACCGGACCATTTGCTTTGAGATCTCATCTTGGTCCTTTCTTTACTTTGTTTGCTGatatgtaatcttttgattaatTTAATTTGCCACGTTTAAGAATAATAGGGGAGGAGAAGGTTGGATATATAAGGTGGTGGCATTGCTGTGGCAAGGTGATGTTGATGGTGGAGGAAGTTTGAAAGGaaagagaaggaagaagaagagattaaaaaaaaataaaaaattgtaaaagTTAAGTCGTTCACACGCCTACTTTGTGCGAAAATCACACAATTTGCCAAGTCAGTCAAAAGTGTCTAAAAGACATAGTCGGACCCTACTgcgagtgtctaaatgaaaaaaGGTTTAGTTGAGGTGTTCAAGTGAAAAATCTTGACGACCACAGGTGTCTCCCG
The sequence above is a segment of the Lycium barbarum isolate Lr01 chromosome 6, ASM1917538v2, whole genome shotgun sequence genome. Coding sequences within it:
- the LOC132598508 gene encoding pentatricopeptide repeat-containing protein At5g16420, mitochondrial-like, encoding MVIKLSTLNISKKIPKWVYPKPYFYSLSSACRIQITQETNQPSTSFSDFETKIQFLKNKLHPETLTSVLDSTTDLDSSLKLFKWASLQKRFHHSSDTYFQIIMKLGMAGKVDEIEGFCNEMVKEKCPNYEHVLLALLDTFVRNSRLNEGLCVLECINLSSLKPDISVFNRLLGALIKEKKEFKDVLFVYKEIVKAGIGPNIDTLNYLIEALFAAYRADAALDQYNRLHKKGCSPNGRTFQIIIGDLVARGRVDEALVILDDMFRIRCEPDYSCFYAHIIPLFCDMNKLDVVMRLLSVMRASKVLPDSTTYGATIKCLCKNLLVDDAIKVVDEMVHNDVRPDNDVFMSIIDGLCELNMLSEAKEFLNDKEVASVLPYNALLEAILNDGTFNMARDLFDEMFERNITDHCTWNIMIRYLCDNKRLIDALKYLARMIVSSINPDSSTYSALIIGNSKLGECEDALALFHQLREKDGLIDFVAYAQLIECLCQKEKIQEAAEVFCFMSAKRCALQSTSFDKLMEGLCASRYTVRAIKLLPIAYYCGTLTSAAAYNSVMQGLSSLGRESDLFIVLSRMVIDGCTLDAETYCILIRSITSVGHTEKSALFLDLMLRQGLTPNSETLSKLLKYLVENNQVHMIFSSIDKLVSEFEVVDSAMYNMLIHGLLKEGYKNKASFLLDLMLEKGWVPDASTHALLLGSSVSDETGITKDTVGNILAEGLGKSDGPDYRL